From Caulobacter segnis, a single genomic window includes:
- a CDS encoding peptidylprolyl isomerase: MIRSRALLAGLCLAALSGSAFAAATAKPTEADWRTPAPETVMVIDTNKGRVLVELVPDVAPNHVSRLQALTRSGVYDGRTFFRVIDKFMAQTGDPTNTGEGGTELPNLKAEFTFRRAADTGFVAMAAPAGLEVGYVKSLPVVSQAWSWSDMTSDKKVAAWGTYCPGVVGMARDEDNNSANSQFFLMRQPYPSLDKRYTAFGRVISGLDAVRAIKTGEPAPAPQDLMTKVRLLSDIPESERPKVRVIDPKGAWFAAETKRLRALKGADFSVCDIDLPVEVH; the protein is encoded by the coding sequence ATGATCCGTTCTCGCGCGCTGTTGGCGGGGCTCTGCCTCGCGGCCTTGTCCGGTTCGGCCTTCGCGGCGGCGACGGCCAAGCCGACGGAAGCGGACTGGCGGACACCCGCGCCCGAGACGGTGATGGTGATCGACACCAACAAGGGGCGGGTTCTAGTCGAGCTTGTTCCGGACGTCGCGCCGAACCACGTCTCGCGCCTGCAGGCGCTGACCCGGAGCGGTGTCTATGATGGTCGCACCTTCTTCCGGGTCATCGACAAGTTCATGGCCCAGACGGGGGATCCGACCAATACAGGGGAGGGCGGGACCGAACTGCCCAATCTCAAGGCCGAGTTCACGTTCCGCCGCGCGGCGGACACCGGCTTCGTGGCGATGGCCGCGCCAGCCGGCCTGGAGGTCGGCTATGTCAAATCGCTGCCGGTCGTCAGCCAGGCCTGGAGTTGGAGCGACATGACCAGCGACAAGAAGGTCGCCGCCTGGGGAACCTATTGCCCCGGCGTGGTCGGCATGGCCCGCGACGAGGACAACAACTCGGCCAACAGCCAGTTCTTCCTCATGCGTCAGCCCTATCCGTCGCTGGACAAGCGTTATACGGCCTTCGGCCGGGTGATCAGCGGTCTCGACGCCGTCCGCGCCATCAAGACCGGCGAGCCCGCGCCCGCGCCGCAGGATTTGATGACCAAGGTCCGTTTGCTGAGCGATATTCCCGAAAGTGAACGGCCCAAGGTGCGGGTGATCGACCCGAAAGGGGCCTGGTTCGCGGCCGAAACCAAGCGCTTGCGGGCCTTGAAGGGCGCTGACTTCTCGGTCTGCGACATCGACCTGCCGGTCGAGGTTCATTGA